The genomic stretch ATTCGTGGCGCAGTCCACCGCCATGGACAATATCCAGCCCTTCTGGTTTGTCGGCCTGCGCTTCGCCATTGCCGCCCTCGCCGTGCTGCCCTTTGCCTGGCTCGAAAGCCGCAAGGCCACCACCCAACTGGGCCGCCGGGACTGGCTTGCTTTCGTAGCGGTCGGCCTCGCCCTCTTCGGCGGCGCGATCACGCAGCAGATCGGGCTTCTCACCACGACCGTTACCAACTCCAGCTTCCTCACTGGTCTATACGTCGTCTTCGTCCCGCTGATCTCCGTCATCGTCCTGCGACGCTACCCGCACTGGATCATCTGGCCTGCAGCGGCCATGTCGCTTACAGGCATCTTCCTGATGAGCGGCGGACAACTGACGAACCTCACGCCAGGCGACTACCTGACGATCGTCTGCGCATTCTTCTGGGCCGTGCAGATCATTCTTGCCGGGCTTTTCGTCACCTCCACCGGGCGGCCGCTGGCGCTCGCCTTTGCGCAATTCGCCACCTGCTCGGTGCTCGCGCTGTCATTCGCAGTCCCGACAGAGACCATCGGCTGGGAGGTCATACGGGCGTCGGCTGCCGAAATCCTGTATGTTGGCTTAATCTCGTCCGGCCTGGCATTCGTGCTGCAGGTCATTGGCCAGCGCTATACGACCGCACCGCAGGCCGCCATCTTCCTGTCGAGCGAAGCCTTGTTCGGCAGCTTCCTCGGGGCGCTCCTGCTGGGGGAAATACTGCCGCCGATCGGCTATGTCGGCTGTGCCATCATCTTCACGACCATGCTCCTGGTGGAACTGGTGCCGGAACTCACCCGTCGCAGATCCCGAAGCGTCACCAGTTGAACGCCCATTACTGCCTCGCAGCTAACCGCCATTGACAAAATCTCTGCACCACCAGGCGGACTGTTTAGAGCAACAGAACAGGTCAGGTCTCTACTTCAGTTTCACTGCGAAATCTCGCATTGTCCGGAGTATACAACGCACCGACTCAGCCCCTTCCGGTGACGCAAAACTTTTTCTTGCCAATTCCCAAGAAACACAGCACTCTGTGCAAGTTCGGGCAATTTACGAGCATGGGAAGACCTATAATAATGCGATCCGAAGGCGTCAAAACTTCGGGCGGACTTCTGGGGACGGAATCAAAATTCACCAGCCAGATAACCGCGGTAACGACAGGGACCCTTTCTTAAAGCTGCCTGCCGCCCGCCCTTCGGGGCGTTTCTGTGATGCTGTCCGCCGCTGAACACGGACAGGAAGAAAAGGACCTGATGCATGGCCGAGACTGGCACTGTAAAATTCTTCAATACCGACAAGGGCTTCGGCTTCATTAAGCCAGACAATGGTGGCGCCGATATCTTCGTTCACATCTCTGCTGTACAGGCTTCCGGCCTGTCCGGTCTTTCGGAAAATCAGAAAGTAAGCTTCGACACGGAACCGGATCGTCGTGGCAAGGGACCCAAGGCGGTCAACCTGCAGATCTCCGGTTAAGCCCGGAAGGCTTTCCATTCGAGTTGAGGCCCGGCAGTCATGCCGGGTTTTTTTATGCTTCTATCCCTTGCAGGAACGGGTTGCTCCTCCGCTCCTCGCCGATACGACCGCCGGGGCCGTGGCCGCAGAGAAAACCGACATCATCGCCCAGCGGCAGAACCTTGTCCCGAATGGAGCGGAGAAGGGTTGCATGGTCGCCACCAGGCAGGTCGGTGCGCCCGATCGAGCCGTTGAACAGCACATCCCCCAGGTGCGCAAACCGCTGCTCCCGGTGGAAATAGATCACGTGGCCGGGCGCGTGGCCGGGGCAATGGTAGACATCGAAGACATGCCCGTCGAAGGAAACCTGCTCACCATCGGTCAGAATTCGGTCGGGCTCTAGGTTGCGAACCTTCATCGGCACACCGAACATCTTCGCCTGGGCTTCTAGCCCCTGCAGGAGCGGCAGGTCATCGCGATGAGGTCCGATAACCTTGACCCCGAGCGCCTCCCGCAATTCATCCGCGCCCCCGGCATGGTCGATGTGGCCATGCGTGAGCCAGATTTCGCGGATGGTCAGCTTGTTGCCATCGATTGCCTCGACGATCCGCTCCACGTCGCCACCCGGGTCGATGACCACGCCACCCTTCGTGTCAGCATCGAAGAGGATGGCGCAATTCTGCTGGAAGGGGGTCACCGGGACGATACCGGCCTGCAATCTGCCCATGAGGAACTCCACAATCTCGGGCCGATCTACAATGCCTTTGGCGAGGGTGGCAAGGCTTGTGCGGGCAGGACTAGTTGGAGGCCGTCATGTAGGCGCCATTTGCCGATACCGGAGGTGCGAAGGATGCAGTGGCAAGCAACAGGGCAGAAACGGCAACCTTTGCGGTAAAGACGGTGATCAGCAGCGGCCG from Pseudorhizobium banfieldiae encodes the following:
- a CDS encoding DMT family transporter is translated as MTRIQANLVLLLAAAIWGGGFVAQSTAMDNIQPFWFVGLRFAIAALAVLPFAWLESRKATTQLGRRDWLAFVAVGLALFGGAITQQIGLLTTTVTNSSFLTGLYVVFVPLISVIVLRRYPHWIIWPAAAMSLTGIFLMSGGQLTNLTPGDYLTIVCAFFWAVQIILAGLFVTSTGRPLALAFAQFATCSVLALSFAVPTETIGWEVIRASAAEILYVGLISSGLAFVLQVIGQRYTTAPQAAIFLSSEALFGSFLGALLLGEILPPIGYVGCAIIFTTMLLVELVPELTRRRSRSVTS
- a CDS encoding cold-shock protein, whose translation is MAETGTVKFFNTDKGFGFIKPDNGGADIFVHISAVQASGLSGLSENQKVSFDTEPDRRGKGPKAVNLQISG
- a CDS encoding MBL fold metallo-hydrolase codes for the protein MGRLQAGIVPVTPFQQNCAILFDADTKGGVVIDPGGDVERIVEAIDGNKLTIREIWLTHGHIDHAGGADELREALGVKVIGPHRDDLPLLQGLEAQAKMFGVPMKVRNLEPDRILTDGEQVSFDGHVFDVYHCPGHAPGHVIYFHREQRFAHLGDVLFNGSIGRTDLPGGDHATLLRSIRDKVLPLGDDVGFLCGHGPGGRIGEERRSNPFLQGIEA